One region of Syntrophobacter fumaroxidans MPOB genomic DNA includes:
- a CDS encoding efflux RND transporter permease subunit, protein MLSRFFLDRPVFAWVIAIIMMVAGGLAIYNLPIAQYPPIAPPSIAVDSFYPGASAETVENSVTQIIEQKMTGLDKMLYLKSSSDSSGASRIELTFVPGTDPDLAWAQVQNKLQLAMASLPEVIQQQGVKVSKSTRNWLILVGLISEDGSMDGNDLRDYAKSNLEKVLARVPGVGEVEAFGTEYAMRVWIDPDKLTNYHLTIEDVISALRAYNVEVSAGQFGGAPAVQGQRMNASIIVQSLLRAPEEFAAIPVRLNPDGSAVRIRDVARTELGTETYDVVAFHNGRPAAGLAIRQSAGANALATADAIKAKMEEMSRYFPPGMKVVYPYDTTPFVRVAIEEVVKTLFEAILLVFLVMYLFMGNIRATLIPTIAVPVVILGTFAVLGLFGFSINMLTMFAMVLAIGLLVDDAIVVVENVERIMSEEGLPPKEATRKSMDQITSALIGIGLVLSAVFGPMAFFGGSTGVIYRQFSVTIIASMLLSVLVALILTPVLCASLLRPVPKGHQPSDHAIFFLRPFFRLFDAAFYRARDLYIRAVGHALAKKFRYLLAFLLIVAALGVLFQRMPTAYLPDEDQGTMYVQAMLPANSTLEQTQEVMAGVREHFLVNEKDAIETVMTVSGIGFAGRGQNLALAFVRLRDWELRDRPDLKVGAVAGRAMREFRKIRNAIVVAFPPPAVVELGTAKGFDFQLLDRGGLGHEALMQARNQLLGMAARDSRLASVRPNGMEDVPEYRIDVDWNKAGALGVPITSIHRTVSTAFGSSYVNDFIQSGRVKRVYVQADAPHRMLPQHLENLYVRNTSGKMVPFTSFGSGHWTSGSPKLERYNGFPSINIWGEAAPGLSSGEAMQAMEEIVAKLPRGTGFDWTGLSYQERMAGAQAPILYAFSVLVIFLCLAALYESWPIPFSILLVLPLGAIGGVIGSSLQGLPNDVYFKIGLLTTLGLTTKNAILIVQFAKAQVEEGVGLIEATLEGSRLRLRPIIMTSLAFGFGVLPLALASGAGAGAQRAIGIGVLGGVVTATFLVTLFAPLFYVLIYRTFGKERKRETAASALAIPSGDH, encoded by the coding sequence ATGCTGTCGAGGTTCTTCCTGGATCGCCCGGTTTTTGCCTGGGTCATCGCCATCATCATGATGGTGGCGGGCGGTCTTGCAATCTACAATCTGCCGATAGCGCAGTATCCCCCCATCGCTCCGCCGTCCATCGCGGTCGATTCCTTCTATCCGGGGGCCTCGGCGGAAACTGTTGAAAACAGCGTCACGCAGATCATCGAGCAAAAGATGACCGGCCTCGACAAAATGCTGTACCTGAAATCCAGCAGCGATTCGTCGGGCGCCTCGCGTATCGAGCTGACCTTTGTCCCGGGGACCGACCCGGATCTTGCGTGGGCGCAAGTCCAAAACAAGCTGCAGCTCGCCATGGCCAGTCTTCCCGAAGTGATCCAGCAACAGGGCGTCAAGGTCAGCAAGTCGACCCGGAACTGGTTGATTCTCGTCGGCCTGATTTCCGAAGACGGCAGCATGGATGGAAACGACTTGAGGGACTACGCCAAGTCCAACCTCGAGAAGGTGCTGGCGCGGGTCCCGGGGGTCGGCGAGGTTGAGGCCTTCGGAACAGAGTACGCCATGAGGGTCTGGATCGACCCGGACAAGCTGACCAACTATCACCTGACCATAGAAGACGTCATCTCGGCGCTTCGGGCCTATAACGTCGAGGTTTCGGCCGGCCAGTTCGGCGGGGCGCCCGCGGTACAGGGCCAGCGCATGAACGCGTCCATCATCGTGCAGAGCCTGCTCAGGGCCCCTGAGGAGTTCGCCGCAATCCCCGTCCGGCTGAACCCGGACGGGTCCGCGGTGCGGATCAGGGATGTGGCGCGCACCGAGCTGGGAACCGAGACCTATGACGTCGTGGCGTTTCATAACGGAAGGCCGGCAGCCGGCCTGGCCATTCGTCAGTCCGCCGGGGCCAACGCCCTCGCCACCGCGGATGCCATCAAGGCAAAAATGGAGGAAATGAGCCGGTATTTCCCACCCGGCATGAAGGTCGTCTATCCGTACGACACCACTCCATTCGTCAGAGTGGCCATCGAGGAGGTGGTCAAGACCCTTTTCGAAGCGATCCTTCTGGTTTTCCTGGTCATGTACCTGTTCATGGGAAACATCCGGGCCACCCTTATCCCGACCATCGCCGTGCCTGTGGTGATCCTGGGGACCTTCGCCGTGCTGGGCCTGTTCGGATTCTCCATCAACATGCTCACCATGTTCGCCATGGTACTGGCGATAGGATTGCTGGTGGACGATGCCATCGTCGTGGTGGAAAACGTGGAACGGATCATGAGCGAGGAAGGGCTTCCCCCAAAGGAGGCCACGCGCAAGTCCATGGACCAGATCACCAGCGCTCTCATCGGAATCGGGCTGGTGCTTTCGGCCGTGTTCGGCCCTATGGCCTTTTTCGGCGGTTCCACGGGGGTCATCTACCGCCAGTTTTCGGTGACCATCATTGCCTCGATGCTCCTGTCCGTTCTCGTGGCCTTGATCCTCACCCCCGTACTGTGCGCTTCGCTCCTCCGGCCCGTGCCGAAAGGACACCAGCCTTCGGACCACGCGATCTTCTTCCTGCGCCCGTTTTTCCGGCTCTTTGACGCCGCCTTTTACCGCGCCAGGGATCTGTACATAAGAGCGGTAGGCCACGCACTTGCCAAGAAATTTCGATACCTTCTGGCCTTTCTGTTGATCGTGGCGGCGCTGGGGGTTCTGTTCCAGCGAATGCCCACCGCCTACCTGCCCGATGAGGACCAGGGGACCATGTACGTCCAGGCGATGCTTCCCGCGAATTCGACACTGGAGCAGACTCAGGAGGTCATGGCTGGAGTCAGGGAACATTTCCTGGTGAATGAGAAAGATGCGATCGAGACGGTCATGACCGTCTCGGGCATCGGTTTTGCCGGCAGGGGACAGAACCTGGCCCTGGCGTTCGTCCGGCTCAGGGACTGGGAGCTCCGCGACCGGCCCGACTTGAAGGTCGGCGCCGTGGCTGGCCGGGCCATGAGGGAATTCAGGAAGATCCGCAACGCCATCGTGGTGGCTTTCCCCCCGCCGGCCGTGGTCGAGCTGGGCACTGCCAAGGGTTTCGACTTCCAGTTGCTGGACCGCGGCGGGCTGGGGCACGAGGCGCTGATGCAGGCGCGCAACCAGCTCCTCGGCATGGCTGCCCGAGATTCCAGGCTGGCCTCCGTTCGGCCGAACGGGATGGAAGACGTGCCCGAGTATCGGATCGATGTGGATTGGAACAAGGCGGGCGCCCTCGGCGTGCCGATCACATCCATTCACAGGACCGTTTCCACGGCTTTCGGCAGTTCGTACGTGAACGACTTCATCCAGTCTGGACGGGTCAAGCGGGTTTACGTCCAGGCGGACGCCCCCCACCGCATGCTTCCGCAACACCTGGAAAATCTGTACGTGCGCAACACGTCGGGAAAGATGGTTCCTTTCACTTCTTTCGGTTCCGGGCACTGGACTTCCGGTTCCCCGAAGCTGGAGCGCTACAACGGTTTTCCGTCTATCAACATATGGGGTGAAGCTGCGCCGGGACTGAGCTCCGGCGAGGCGATGCAGGCAATGGAGGAAATCGTCGCCAAGCTGCCCCGGGGGACAGGCTTCGACTGGACGGGGCTTTCCTACCAGGAACGGATGGCCGGCGCCCAGGCGCCGATTCTCTACGCATTCTCCGTCCTCGTGATATTCCTTTGCCTGGCCGCCCTTTACGAAAGCTGGCCGATCCCGTTTTCGATCCTGCTGGTGCTCCCCCTCGGGGCCATCGGCGGGGTGATCGGTTCGAGTCTGCAAGGCCTGCCCAACGACGTCTATTTCAAGATCGGGCTGCTCACTACCCTGGGTTTGACGACCAAGAACGCCATCCTCATCGTACAGTTCGCCAAGGCCCAGGTGGAAGAGGGAGTGGGGCTGATCGAGGCCACCCTCGAGGGGTCCAGGCTCCGGCTCCGCCCGATCATCATGACCTCGCTGGCATTCGGCTTC
- a CDS encoding efflux RND transporter periplasmic adaptor subunit → MQMNKTVGESLKLIVFLMILSGGLLTGGCGRGKSSAPPPAVPEVSVVAVQPEQVVLTVELPGRTAPHLVAEIRPQVNGIIQKRLFKEGSDVKAGQVLYQIDPASFQAALDNAKASLARAEANRPAIRLRVERYKELLADKAVSRQDHDDAVASLKQADAEVELWKAAVESARINLGYTRVMAPISGRIGRSNVTDGALVTAHQATPLATIQQLDPIFVDVPQSTTELLRLRRRWEDGRLNPNGTNQKKVKLLLEDGTPYPPEGTLQFREVTVDPTTGSVILRAVFPNPEGVLLPGMYVRAVVQEGIHEQAILIPQQTVMRDPKGNPSVMIVDAEGKVQQRPLTLERAIGDKWLVSAGLASGERVIVEGIQKVRPGASVKVVSAEGDGQQGVAVRGNASQPAVKLN, encoded by the coding sequence ATGCAGATGAACAAGACCGTTGGCGAATCGCTCAAACTGATCGTGTTTTTGATGATTCTTTCGGGAGGCCTTTTGACCGGCGGCTGCGGCCGCGGGAAGTCATCCGCTCCACCGCCCGCGGTGCCGGAAGTGTCCGTGGTGGCGGTTCAACCGGAGCAGGTGGTGCTCACCGTCGAGTTGCCGGGGCGCACGGCCCCCCACCTTGTCGCGGAGATCCGGCCCCAGGTCAATGGGATCATTCAGAAGCGCCTGTTCAAGGAGGGTTCCGACGTCAAGGCCGGCCAGGTGCTCTACCAGATCGATCCCGCTTCTTTCCAGGCCGCGCTCGACAATGCAAAGGCATCTCTGGCCAGGGCGGAGGCGAATCGACCGGCAATCAGGTTGAGGGTCGAGCGCTACAAGGAGTTGCTCGCCGACAAGGCGGTGAGCCGGCAGGACCACGATGACGCGGTCGCCTCCCTGAAACAGGCCGATGCGGAAGTCGAGCTCTGGAAGGCGGCGGTGGAATCCGCCCGGATCAATCTTGGGTACACGCGCGTCATGGCACCCATCTCCGGGCGAATCGGCAGATCCAACGTGACCGACGGGGCCCTGGTCACGGCACACCAGGCCACACCCCTGGCAACCATTCAACAGTTGGACCCCATCTTCGTGGATGTTCCGCAGTCGACGACCGAATTGCTGCGGCTGAGGCGCCGATGGGAAGACGGCCGCCTGAACCCGAACGGGACGAACCAGAAGAAGGTGAAACTCCTGCTGGAAGACGGTACGCCCTATCCTCCGGAAGGGACACTCCAGTTTCGCGAGGTCACGGTGGACCCGACCACCGGGTCCGTCATTTTGCGGGCCGTCTTTCCGAACCCCGAAGGAGTTCTCCTCCCGGGCATGTATGTTCGCGCGGTCGTGCAGGAGGGCATCCACGAGCAGGCTATCCTGATACCCCAGCAGACGGTGATGCGCGATCCCAAAGGGAACCCTTCCGTCATGATCGTGGATGCCGAAGGAAAGGTCCAGCAGCGGCCGCTCACGCTCGAGCGCGCCATCGGCGACAAGTGGCTCGTTTCGGCGGGACTGGCCTCGGGCGAACGTGTGATCGTCGAAGGGATCCAGAAGGTCCGGCCCGGTGCTTCCGTGAAAGTTGTGTCCGCCGAAGGCGATGGTCAGCAGGGTGTCGCCGTCCGCGGGAACGCATCACAACCCGCCGTGAAACTGAACTGA
- a CDS encoding TetR/AcrR family transcriptional regulator — protein MSVMPEKLTTKERIIEVAEHLFAEKGLDGTSMRDITDGARVNLASVNYHFGSKDGLIAAVFDRHLTPLNEARLAMLDAVEDAAGDHPPPLEKVLEAFVRPAVVRTSAPCREGNPFLRLMGRCLSEPPAYAEKHVYPHFSNVVRRFHSAVARAVPELTGEKVFWRLAFLAGALHYSLHAWSMNNLPLKPDKPLDTEELVEQLIGFGAAGIRCGAAGQVMGRPARTDACNRGLSDR, from the coding sequence ATGTCCGTGATGCCCGAGAAATTGACCACGAAAGAACGGATCATCGAAGTCGCCGAGCACCTCTTCGCCGAAAAGGGGCTCGATGGGACGTCCATGCGCGACATTACCGATGGAGCCCGCGTCAACCTCGCTTCCGTGAATTACCATTTCGGGTCCAAGGATGGGTTGATTGCCGCGGTGTTCGACCGGCACCTCACGCCGCTCAATGAAGCCAGGCTGGCCATGCTCGACGCGGTCGAAGACGCGGCCGGCGATCACCCGCCCCCACTTGAAAAAGTCCTGGAAGCCTTCGTCCGTCCCGCGGTGGTCCGCACATCGGCTCCATGCCGGGAAGGCAACCCTTTTCTTCGCCTCATGGGCCGATGCCTCAGTGAACCTCCGGCATATGCCGAAAAGCACGTCTACCCCCATTTCAGTAATGTTGTGAGGCGGTTCCATTCCGCAGTGGCAAGGGCGGTTCCCGAATTGACCGGGGAAAAGGTTTTCTGGAGGCTGGCCTTTCTGGCCGGAGCGCTCCATTATTCTCTCCACGCGTGGAGCATGAACAACTTGCCGCTAAAGCCCGACAAACCGCTGGATACGGAGGAACTCGTCGAGCAGTTGATCGGCTTCGGCGCCGCGGGCATCCGTTGCGGGGCCGCGGGGCAGGTCATGGGAAGACCGGCGAGAACTGATGCTTGTAATAGAGGGCTGTCGGATCGATAA
- a CDS encoding YSC84-related protein: MKSIFCAALVFALVAPFLPTVAFADMQDDVNQAVTIFQRFQDIPEQSVPRSVLKDARGIAILTVLKAGFIFSGRGGHGVVVARTRKGWSGPSAIGTGGAGFGLQIGAQVTEFVMILNTAEAVNAFSREGNIQLGTDLSVAAGPVGRTAAVGITPMAAVYTYSRSQGIFAGISLEGTVVVTRKDANAAYYGRSVVAGDILAGKIKPPAGARRLVQVLSRY, encoded by the coding sequence ATGAAATCCATTTTTTGCGCCGCACTGGTGTTCGCATTGGTCGCACCATTCTTACCCACCGTCGCTTTTGCCGACATGCAGGATGATGTCAATCAAGCCGTCACCATTTTCCAGCGCTTCCAGGACATCCCCGAGCAGTCCGTGCCCAGGTCGGTTCTCAAGGATGCCAGGGGCATCGCCATACTGACGGTCTTGAAAGCCGGTTTCATCTTCAGCGGCCGTGGTGGTCATGGCGTGGTGGTGGCGCGGACCCGGAAGGGATGGAGCGGACCGTCGGCAATCGGCACGGGCGGCGCAGGATTCGGCCTGCAGATTGGAGCGCAGGTGACCGAGTTCGTGATGATCCTCAATACGGCTGAGGCGGTGAATGCGTTCTCCAGGGAAGGCAACATACAGCTGGGCACCGATCTGAGCGTCGCGGCCGGCCCCGTGGGCCGCACCGCCGCGGTGGGGATAACTCCGATGGCCGCGGTGTACACCTACAGCCGAAGCCAGGGGATTTTCGCCGGGATCTCCCTCGAGGGTACCGTGGTCGTCACCAGGAAGGATGCCAACGCGGCCTACTACGGCAGGTCGGTCGTCGCCGGCGATATTCTGGCCGGAAAGATCAAACCTCCCGCGGGAGCGAGGCGGCTCGTGCAGGTTCTCTCGAGATATTAG
- a CDS encoding electron transfer flavoprotein subunit alpha/FixB family protein, whose translation MSVEKQDGIWIFAEQRDGGLHTVGLELLSKAAELAEGAGASVTAVLLGSGVETLAQVLVDHGADRVLVADDPLLKHYRVLPYASVLESMVRERGPSILLMGATAMGVELAPRVAARLQTGLSAHCIDLKLDGDGRLLQVVPGWEGGVVATIKCPDHLPQMATVMPGIMRARPPEHRNGSITRVAVDLAGVNLGPEVLEVSMEPPKGVPLEKAEVVVAGGWGIGGKEDWKMIEELAEVLNGAVGATRPAVDEGWAHEDCMIGQSGKTVRPALYIGIGISGVMHHIVGMDQSKNVIGINTDPSAEIFAVSDVIVVEDYRKIVPKLIEAIRARRSTGYRALECTDPGLSAT comes from the coding sequence ATGAGCGTTGAAAAACAGGATGGAATCTGGATATTCGCGGAACAGCGGGACGGCGGGTTGCACACGGTCGGCCTCGAGCTCCTGAGCAAGGCGGCAGAACTGGCTGAGGGAGCCGGGGCATCGGTCACGGCGGTGCTCCTGGGCAGCGGCGTGGAAACCCTTGCGCAGGTGCTCGTCGATCATGGAGCGGACAGGGTGCTCGTGGCCGACGATCCCCTGCTGAAACACTATCGAGTCCTGCCTTACGCCTCGGTGCTCGAATCCATGGTGCGGGAGCGCGGGCCGTCCATCCTCCTGATGGGCGCCACCGCCATGGGAGTCGAGCTTGCGCCCCGGGTGGCGGCCAGGCTTCAAACCGGCCTGTCGGCCCACTGCATCGACCTCAAGCTGGACGGGGACGGACGTCTTCTCCAGGTGGTCCCCGGCTGGGAGGGAGGAGTGGTAGCCACCATCAAATGCCCCGACCACCTTCCCCAGATGGCCACCGTCATGCCGGGGATCATGCGTGCCCGACCCCCGGAGCACAGAAACGGGAGCATCACGCGCGTGGCGGTCGATCTCGCGGGCGTCAACCTCGGCCCGGAAGTCCTCGAGGTCAGCATGGAACCGCCGAAGGGGGTTCCCCTCGAAAAAGCGGAGGTGGTGGTCGCGGGGGGCTGGGGAATCGGCGGCAAAGAAGACTGGAAGATGATCGAGGAACTGGCCGAAGTCCTGAACGGCGCGGTCGGAGCCACCCGTCCCGCGGTCGATGAAGGCTGGGCGCATGAGGACTGCATGATCGGGCAAAGCGGCAAAACGGTGCGGCCCGCTCTTTACATAGGGATAGGCATTTCAGGCGTGATGCACCATATCGTGGGTATGGACCAGTCGAAGAACGTGATCGGCATCAACACGGACCCATCCGCCGAGATATTCGCCGTGTCCGACGTGATCGTCGTCGAGGACTATCGGAAGATCGTCCCGAAGCTGATCGAGGCAATCCGGGCACGGCGCAGCACGGGATACCGGGCGCTGGAATGCACGGACCCCGGTCTGAGCGCGACGTAG
- a CDS encoding electron transfer flavoprotein subunit beta/FixA family protein — translation MNRIIVCIKPVPDPKHWHKVSMDPVTMTLKREAIPNVMNPLDKHALEAALRIRETRGGEVVLLSMAPPFAERILKEGLAMGADRAVLISDRVFAGSDSLATSRILAAGCRRIGEYDLVLLGNFSIDGSTAQVCSQLAEFLDLPNVMHVGELDWDARGNMIVTQRIENGRVKLLAAPPIVLSVRRELNKPRYVSFAGILAAEKKDIQVLSNEDLRLEPATVGFAGSPTKMAGLEVRRSERARARIEGTLEEMVQQLADRIFHYCVV, via the coding sequence ATGAACAGGATCATCGTCTGCATCAAGCCCGTTCCCGATCCGAAGCATTGGCACAAGGTGTCGATGGATCCGGTTACGATGACGCTGAAGCGGGAGGCAATCCCCAACGTCATGAACCCTCTGGACAAGCACGCCCTCGAGGCCGCTCTGCGCATTCGCGAGACCAGGGGGGGCGAAGTGGTGCTTTTGTCCATGGCGCCCCCTTTTGCAGAGCGCATCCTCAAGGAGGGGCTGGCCATGGGCGCGGACAGGGCCGTCCTGATTTCGGACCGGGTGTTCGCGGGATCGGATTCCCTGGCGACTTCGCGAATCCTGGCCGCCGGCTGTCGCCGGATCGGGGAATACGACCTGGTGCTGCTCGGCAACTTTTCCATCGACGGTTCCACTGCCCAGGTGTGTTCCCAGTTGGCCGAATTCCTGGACCTCCCCAACGTGATGCATGTCGGCGAGCTGGACTGGGACGCCCGGGGGAACATGATCGTAACTCAAAGGATAGAAAACGGCCGAGTCAAGCTGCTGGCCGCTCCTCCCATAGTCCTTTCCGTTCGCAGGGAGCTCAACAAACCACGCTATGTTTCCTTTGCCGGGATTTTAGCGGCGGAGAAGAAGGACATTCAGGTTCTTTCGAACGAGGACCTGAGGCTGGAGCCGGCGACGGTGGGTTTTGCGGGCTCTCCCACGAAGATGGCCGGCCTGGAAGTGCGCCGGTCCGAGAGGGCGCGGGCCAGGATCGAAGGAACCCTGGAGGAGATGGTGCAGCAGCTGGCAGACCGGATTTTTCACTACTGCGTTGTTTGA
- a CDS encoding acyl-CoA dehydrogenase family protein: MDFRFSEREEMLRKFVREFAENEIPPKMESMETNGKFPIELMPFMAQIGITGIITPTQYEGVGLGYVARTIVLEELGRVCAAVPMAMQVHHMACAALADFGNETQKKKYLPRLARGDTMGCVAVTEPGGGSDVAGTKTTADLKGDKYIINGRKCFITNTHTSDFWVVIARTGEGAKGLSAFVVDKNAPGARVGREENKFGMRGANTGELVFNDCEVPRENLLGQEGGGVGVAMKTVSETGRTGMAAVALGILTCAYEEAAKFAQERVLYGKPIATLQAIQFYMAEIFAQLEIARLLCYRASWMKDNNLRFDTESALAKWYTCEAAATAAKRAVEIHGSYGIMKEYTVQRLLRDAMVTIPAGGTGEIGKLVLGRAALAPFKK, from the coding sequence ATGGATTTCAGGTTTTCCGAACGGGAAGAGATGTTACGGAAATTCGTCAGAGAATTCGCCGAGAATGAAATTCCTCCCAAAATGGAGTCCATGGAAACCAACGGGAAGTTCCCGATCGAGCTTATGCCTTTCATGGCCCAGATCGGGATCACCGGGATCATCACGCCCACGCAATACGAAGGGGTGGGGCTGGGCTACGTCGCCCGCACCATTGTCCTGGAGGAGCTGGGCCGGGTCTGTGCCGCAGTTCCGATGGCCATGCAGGTTCATCATATGGCGTGCGCGGCGCTGGCCGATTTCGGCAACGAGACTCAGAAGAAGAAGTACCTGCCTCGTCTTGCGCGGGGCGACACAATGGGATGCGTGGCGGTCACGGAGCCGGGCGGCGGATCGGATGTGGCGGGCACGAAAACCACGGCCGACCTGAAGGGAGACAAGTACATCATCAACGGCCGCAAGTGCTTCATCACCAACACCCACACCTCGGACTTCTGGGTGGTGATCGCCCGGACCGGTGAAGGAGCGAAGGGCCTGAGCGCTTTCGTCGTCGACAAGAATGCGCCGGGAGCCAGGGTCGGCCGCGAGGAAAACAAGTTCGGCATGCGGGGAGCCAATACGGGAGAGCTCGTGTTCAACGACTGCGAGGTTCCGCGGGAAAACCTCCTCGGGCAGGAGGGGGGAGGAGTCGGCGTGGCCATGAAGACCGTCAGCGAGACGGGAAGGACGGGCATGGCCGCGGTGGCTTTGGGCATCCTCACCTGTGCGTACGAGGAGGCCGCCAAATTTGCCCAGGAACGCGTCCTGTACGGCAAGCCCATCGCCACGCTCCAGGCCATCCAGTTTTACATGGCCGAAATCTTCGCCCAGCTCGAGATCGCCCGGCTTCTGTGTTACAGGGCCAGTTGGATGAAGGACAACAACCTGCGCTTCGACACCGAATCCGCGCTGGCCAAGTGGTACACGTGCGAAGCGGCGGCGACGGCGGCCAAGCGGGCCGTCGAAATCCACGGCTCGTATGGAATCATGAAAGAATACACCGTGCAGCGTCTGTTGAGGGACGCCATGGTGACCATTCCGGCCGGGGGAACCGGCGAAATCGGCAAGCTGGTTCTCGGCCGCGCGGCGCTGGCCCCGTTCAAGAAATAG
- a CDS encoding TetR/AcrR family transcriptional regulator, whose translation MRLKEQIIHQSMRLFSLHGFLNTSMRDILEAANTSKGGFYNHFKSKEDLLFAVLGEARRLWKERSLAGLDQTGSAVEKIRKFLTNYRDNYLGDRDSIPGGCIFVALAMELADQKPHLAREVSEGMSGLKRMILRILKEGIASGEIRENVNAQAAAELIFSGLLGASLIYSVDKSIENLDRSIGIFIDYLDGLSPLNPSARTQGTGPPKHERRK comes from the coding sequence ATGCGCCTGAAAGAACAGATCATTCACCAGTCTATGAGGCTCTTTTCTCTGCACGGTTTCCTCAACACGTCCATGCGCGACATTCTGGAGGCCGCAAACACGTCCAAGGGCGGTTTCTACAATCACTTCAAAAGCAAGGAGGACCTGCTTTTCGCCGTGCTGGGGGAAGCGCGAAGACTTTGGAAGGAACGGAGCCTGGCAGGCCTGGACCAGACCGGAAGCGCCGTCGAAAAGATCAGGAAGTTCCTCACCAACTACCGGGACAATTACCTCGGGGACAGGGACAGTATTCCCGGAGGCTGCATCTTCGTGGCGCTGGCCATGGAGTTGGCCGATCAGAAACCGCATCTGGCCCGGGAAGTGAGCGAAGGGATGTCGGGCCTGAAAAGGATGATTCTGCGTATATTGAAAGAGGGGATAGCATCGGGAGAAATCAGGGAAAATGTGAACGCGCAAGCTGCTGCCGAGCTGATTTTCTCGGGACTGTTGGGCGCCTCTCTCATTTACAGTGTGGACAAATCGATCGAGAACCTGGACCGATCCATCGGCATCTTCATCGACTATCTCGACGGGCTGTCCCCTTTGAATCCATCGGCAAGAACGCAAGGAACCGGTCCACCGAAGCATGAGAGGAGGAAATGA